The proteins below are encoded in one region of Ferrimicrobium sp.:
- a CDS encoding PspA/IM30 family protein, with protein sequence MSMFKRVSQVFQQKSNALLDKVEDPTQAIDLSYEKMQENLQQVRRSIADVLTSQKRLEAQRAQLQAQYDKLQGQARQALQQGQEDVAKMALQRATAIQPQIDSLTPQINQLAQQESALEETGRTLNSKIEAFRAQRDTMKAQYTAAKASSSALENLTGLSDQMTDVNMMMDRAQDKISQMQSRAAAVGELANSGVLDSPSLGGHGDDIEAALAQKSSANDVDLQLAAMKAELNGPAQPASLGAPTNTSDTKELHAADTTTTDAAASPAPVAGDSFVVRVLGQNRFRIPNSIRPALDGLDAALEMAVDKNDAESFAQLVKQLGLLVSTNGTALEETDTTKADIVLPSPDMTLDEAKKLFFDAPATIQDATAPDATAPTTTGAATNGAGTTAEATES encoded by the coding sequence ATGAGCATGTTCAAGCGCGTCTCTCAGGTCTTCCAACAGAAGTCAAATGCACTCCTTGACAAGGTTGAGGACCCAACGCAGGCCATCGACCTCAGCTACGAGAAGATGCAGGAGAATCTCCAGCAGGTTCGCAGGTCGATCGCCGATGTTCTCACCTCGCAAAAACGCCTCGAGGCGCAACGAGCACAGCTGCAGGCCCAATACGACAAACTGCAGGGTCAGGCACGGCAGGCTCTTCAGCAAGGGCAGGAGGATGTCGCGAAGATGGCTCTCCAACGAGCCACCGCCATCCAGCCCCAGATCGACTCTCTCACCCCACAGATCAACCAACTCGCCCAGCAAGAGAGTGCGCTCGAGGAGACCGGTCGAACACTGAACTCCAAGATCGAGGCCTTTCGCGCGCAGCGTGACACCATGAAGGCCCAATACACCGCTGCCAAGGCATCCTCTTCGGCGCTTGAGAACCTCACCGGACTCTCAGATCAGATGACAGACGTCAACATGATGATGGATCGCGCCCAAGATAAGATCTCGCAGATGCAGTCGCGGGCTGCAGCCGTCGGCGAGCTAGCGAACTCCGGCGTGCTCGACTCCCCGTCACTTGGCGGACATGGCGATGATATCGAAGCAGCTCTCGCTCAGAAGTCCTCTGCAAATGACGTAGATCTGCAACTTGCCGCAATGAAAGCAGAGCTCAACGGCCCAGCTCAGCCAGCGAGTCTTGGGGCACCGACGAACACGAGCGACACCAAGGAGCTCCATGCAGCGGACACAACTACCACCGACGCAGCAGCTAGCCCAGCACCGGTGGCCGGTGACTCCTTTGTGGTTCGGGTACTCGGCCAGAACCGTTTCCGCATTCCGAACTCCATTCGACCAGCCCTCGATGGGCTCGACGCAGCGTTGGAGATGGCGGTTGACAAGAACGACGCTGAATCTTTTGCACAACTGGTCAAGCAGCTTGGGCTTCTCGTCTCAACCAACGGCACAGCCTTGGAGGAGACGGACACCACCAAGGCCGACATCGTCCTGCCAAGTCCAGATATGACTCTCGACGAAGCGAAGAAACTCTTCTTTGATGCACCAGCTACAATACAAGACGCAACGGCGCCAGACGCAACGGCGCCGACTACTACCGGCGCTGCCACTAATGGGGCGGGTACCACTGCCGAGGCAACGGAGAGCTGA
- the uvrB gene encoding excinuclease ABC subunit UvrB: MPEFQVVSNYEPAGDQPKAIAELAKGIKRGERFQTLLGITGSGKSATIAWTIEAVQRPTLIIAPNKSLAAQLANEFRGFFPHNRVEYFVSYYDYYQPEAYLPTTDTYIEKDSSINDEIDRLRHAATSALLTRRDVVVVASVSCIYGLGSPEEYQGQILPLQCGKSISLQTIARSLVAMQYERNDVEVSRGKFRLRGDTVEVHPAYEEFAMRIEFFGDEIERISKVDLLTGELVKDLDEFVIFPATHYLASPERLKVAMNGIEDELRDQLGYFDHQGKLLEAQRLKMRTEFDLEMLGEVGFCSGIENYSRHLDGRKAGQPPYTLLDYFPQDYLLIIDESHVTVPQLRGQYAGDRSRKETLVEHGFRLPSAMDNRPLRFDEFYERINQAIFLSATPAPYEISQSSSVVEQIVRPTGLLDPVVEVRPTKGQIDDLLREIHRRVEVNERVLVTTLTKKMAEDLTDYFEGLGVRVRYLHSNVETLDRIELIRDLRLGEFDVLVGINLLREGLDLPEVSLVAILDADKEGFLRSETSLVQTIGRAARNSHGTVLLYGDKVTRSMEYAISETARRRAVQEHYNEIRGITPTTVTARLGDLMGDEHSPSRVPKLRRSKVGERYAHLAPEQLQEVISALSVEMEACATELRFEEAAKLRDDIKELSRLLS, encoded by the coding sequence TATTGCAGAGCTTGCGAAGGGAATCAAGCGTGGCGAGCGGTTCCAGACCCTCCTAGGTATTACCGGTTCGGGTAAGAGTGCGACCATCGCATGGACCATTGAAGCAGTACAGCGTCCAACGTTGATCATCGCGCCTAACAAGTCGCTGGCGGCACAGCTCGCCAACGAATTTCGTGGCTTCTTCCCGCATAATCGGGTGGAGTACTTCGTCTCGTACTACGACTACTACCAACCGGAGGCGTATCTCCCAACGACCGATACCTACATCGAGAAAGATTCGTCGATTAACGATGAGATCGATCGCCTGCGCCACGCCGCCACGTCGGCTCTGCTGACAAGAAGGGACGTCGTCGTCGTCGCATCGGTCTCATGTATCTACGGCCTGGGGTCGCCGGAGGAGTACCAGGGCCAGATTCTTCCGCTCCAGTGTGGCAAGAGTATCTCCCTGCAAACGATTGCGCGATCGCTGGTGGCGATGCAGTATGAGCGTAATGATGTGGAGGTTTCGCGAGGCAAGTTTCGATTGCGTGGGGATACCGTCGAGGTTCATCCAGCGTACGAGGAGTTCGCCATGAGAATCGAGTTCTTTGGCGACGAGATTGAGAGGATCTCAAAGGTAGATCTTCTGACAGGCGAACTGGTCAAAGATCTGGACGAGTTCGTCATTTTTCCCGCTACTCATTACCTCGCGAGCCCAGAACGCCTAAAAGTCGCCATGAATGGCATTGAGGATGAACTCCGTGACCAGCTTGGATACTTTGACCACCAGGGCAAACTCCTTGAGGCACAGCGTCTCAAGATGCGAACTGAGTTCGATCTGGAGATGCTCGGTGAGGTCGGATTCTGTTCGGGAATCGAGAACTATTCTCGTCATCTCGACGGTCGCAAAGCTGGGCAGCCTCCCTACACGCTGTTAGATTATTTCCCCCAGGACTATCTGCTTATCATCGATGAGAGTCATGTTACCGTGCCCCAGCTCCGTGGCCAATACGCCGGTGACCGTTCCCGCAAGGAGACCCTTGTGGAACACGGCTTCCGCCTACCATCGGCGATGGACAATCGTCCACTACGTTTTGACGAGTTCTATGAGCGTATCAACCAGGCCATCTTCCTTTCTGCGACGCCTGCGCCTTACGAGATCTCCCAGTCGTCTTCGGTGGTCGAGCAGATTGTACGACCAACAGGACTGCTCGATCCCGTTGTAGAGGTGCGCCCTACCAAAGGGCAGATTGACGATCTCCTCAGAGAGATCCATCGTAGGGTTGAGGTCAACGAGCGCGTCTTGGTGACGACGCTGACAAAGAAGATGGCCGAGGACCTGACGGATTATTTCGAGGGACTTGGGGTACGCGTACGTTACCTGCACTCGAATGTTGAGACGCTGGATCGCATTGAACTGATCCGTGATCTTCGCCTTGGGGAGTTTGATGTGCTTGTTGGCATCAACCTGTTGCGGGAGGGTCTCGATCTCCCGGAGGTCTCGCTGGTGGCCATTCTCGACGCTGACAAGGAAGGGTTTCTGCGCTCCGAGACCTCGCTGGTACAGACGATCGGGCGTGCGGCGCGTAATAGTCATGGCACCGTCTTGCTCTACGGGGACAAGGTGACGCGATCAATGGAGTATGCAATCTCCGAGACCGCGCGACGGCGTGCAGTCCAGGAGCACTATAACGAGATTCGTGGGATTACTCCAACAACAGTAACAGCGCGCCTCGGAGACCTTATGGGTGACGAACACTCCCCTTCACGGGTCCCCAAACTGCGACGGTCAAAGGTGGGCGAACGCTACGCTCACCTGGCCCCTGAACAGCTCCAGGAGGTCATCAGTGCGTTGAGCGTCGAGATGGAGGCCTGCGCCACTGAGCTCCGTTTTGAGGAGGCGGCAAAACTGCGCGATGACATCAAAGAACTCAGCCGACTGCTCTCATAG